CTGGGCGTTCTGCACGTGACGCTCGATGCGGAGCGAGAGCGTCTCGATGCCCTGGATCAGCAGCCAGGCGCTGTTCGGCGAGATCGCCGCACCGAGGTCGCGGAGCAGCTGGACGCGGGCCTTGATGATGTACGCGAGGCCGTCGCCGACCGCCGCCGTGTAGCTCGCGCCGTGGTACGACGGGTCGGGCTCGGTCAGGCCGGGGAACTTCTCGACGTTCTTCGACCACTCGAACGTTCCGCCGTCGACGATGACGCCGCCGATGGTCGTTCCGTGGCCGCCGAGGAACTTCGTGGCCGAGTGGATGATGATGTCGGCGCCGTGCTCGAACGGGCGGATCAGGTAGGGCGTCGCGATCGTGTTGTCGACGATGAGCGGCACGCCGGACTCGTGCGCGACGTCGGAGACGAGGCCGATGTCGAGCACGTTGATCTTCGGGTTGCCGATCGTCTCGGCGAAGAAGAGCTTCGTGTTGGGGCGCACGGCACGGCGCCACTCGTCGGCGTCGTCCTGGTTCTCGACGAACGTCGCCTCGATGCCGAGCTTGGCGAGCGTGTACTTGAAGAGGTTGTAGGTGCCGCCGTAGATCGACGACGACGAGACGATGTGGTCGCCGGCCTGGGCGATGTTCAGCACCGAGAAGGTGGCCGCCGACTGCCCCGAGGCGACGAGCAGTGCGCCGGTGCCGCCCTCGAGCGCCGCGACGCGCTCTTCGACCACGGCCTGCGTCGGGTTCTGGATGCGCGTGTAGATGTTGCCGAACTCGGCGAGCGCGAACAGGTTCTGCGCGTGCTCGGCGCTGTTGAACACGTACGACGTGGTCTGGTAGATCGGCGTGGCGCGGGCGTTGGTCACGGGGTCGGGAGCGGCCCCCGAGTGCACCTGCTTGGTCTCGAAGCGCCAGTCGGCGGTCTCGGTCATGGACGTCTCCTCAGGAACGGCTCGGGCGGGTTCGCCGCGGCTTTCGAGCCACGTTAGGCGGGCAG
The sequence above is a segment of the Agromyces hippuratus genome. Coding sequences within it:
- a CDS encoding bifunctional o-acetylhomoserine/o-acetylserine sulfhydrylase, whose product is MTETADWRFETKQVHSGAAPDPVTNARATPIYQTTSYVFNSAEHAQNLFALAEFGNIYTRIQNPTQAVVEERVAALEGGTGALLVASGQSAATFSVLNIAQAGDHIVSSSSIYGGTYNLFKYTLAKLGIEATFVENQDDADEWRRAVRPNTKLFFAETIGNPKINVLDIGLVSDVAHESGVPLIVDNTIATPYLIRPFEHGADIIIHSATKFLGGHGTTIGGVIVDGGTFEWSKNVEKFPGLTEPDPSYHGASYTAAVGDGLAYIIKARVQLLRDLGAAISPNSAWLLIQGIETLSLRIERHVQNAQEIAEWLDNHPDVASVNYSGLPSSPWYAAANRYAPKGVGAVLSFELKGGVDAGRALVDSLSLFSHLANIGDVRSLVIHPASTTHSQLTPEQQLTTGVTPGLVRLSVGIENIDDLKADLEAGFAAARAATEAARV